The following nucleotide sequence is from Nitrospira sp..
TGCACGGCGGGACGGTGCGGGTTGAGAGCCGCCTCGACGAAGGCAGCACCTTCTGTGTCACGCTGCCTTGGGGTAAGGACCATCTCCAGCCCGAACAAATCGGACCGGGCCTCCCTGCCGTCTCCCCGACAACGGCGGCGGCTCCCTACCTCGAAGAGGCGCTGCGCTGGCTACCCGACTCTCAGGAAGATCAAGACCTTCCGCAGGCGCAGGACGCACCCGCCGATCCCACAGCCGCCCGTGCCCGTGTGCTGGTCGCCGACGATAACGCGGACATGCGCCATTACATCCTGCGATTGTTGCGTGAGCGGTATGACGTCGTGGCGGTCGCGGATGGCCTCGCGGCCCTGGCCGAAATTCGCCGCCGCCCCCCGGATCTGGTCCTGAGCGACATCATGATGCCACAGCTTGACGGCGCAGGTTTGGTCAGAACCCTGCGTGCAGATCCTGCGCTCCAAACCATTCCGATCATTTTGCTCTCCGCTCGCGCGGGCGAAGAATCTCGCGTGGAGGGACTGGAGCAGGGCGCGGATGACTACCTCGTCAAACCGTTCGGTGCGCGCGACTTGCTTGCGCGCGTCGCCACCCACCTCAACCTGGCCCGCATCCGGCGGGATGCAGAAGCGGCGATGCTCCGCACCAAGACGTTCTTGGAACGGATCACCGCCTCCACGCCGGACGTGCTGTTCGTCTTCGACCTGCAGGAGGGGAGCCCCGTTTACGTCAACCGCAGCCTGGACACCGTCCTCGGCTACAGCCTGGCCCAACTCCATGCCATGCCCGGTGATCCCTTGTCCTGCTTGGTCCATCCGGAAGACCTGCCCGCGGTCAGAGAGTGGTTGGACGGATTTCAGTCCGCGCCGGACGATGAGGTACGGGAGCATGTTCACCAAGTCCGGCACTCCGACGGCACCTATCGCCGCTTCTTGGTGCGAGCCACGGTGTTCGAACGAACCGGCGACGGGCGTGCCAAGCAGATCATCGGCAGCGCCAGGGATGTGACGGATCAACAGCGGGCCGAGGAGGCTCTCCGCCGAAGCGAAGCGCGCTTTCGGGCGATCGTGAGCCAAGCGACCGCCGCCGTGGCCCAGACCGATCTGACGGGGCGATTCCTGTTCGTCAACCGGCGCTTCTGCAACCTGCTGGGCTACAGCGAATCCGAGCTGCTCGGCATGAGGATGCAGGAGGTCACCGATCCAGAAGATCTCCCTCACAACCTCGAACTGTTCCATCGGCTCGTGAACGGCGGACCGGATTTCATCCTCGAAAAGCGCTACCGCCGCAAGGACGGCACCGCGGTGTGGGCGAGCGTGAGCGTCGGCGGGGTTCGGGAGGGCAACGCACTCCGTTATATTTTGGCCGTCGGATTCGACATCAGCGTCCGCAAGCGGCAAGAGACACAACTCCTCGCCATCAATCGACGGCAACAGTGGCTCTATGAGTTGGCCGACGCTCTCAACCGCGCAGAGCCGCCGGCGCGACTCTACGAGCGGGCGTTGCAGGCGATGGTCGACGCGGTCCAAGCCGACCGGGCCGCGATCCTGCTCTTCGATGACGACGGCACCATGCGTTTCAAAGCCTCCCAAGGGTTATCCGATGAGTACCGGCGGGCCGTTGAAGGCCATTCTCCTTGGACGAGGGACCATCGGGATCCGCCGCCCCTGTTCATCGATGATCTCGAGACCTCCGACCTCGAACCCGAATTGCGAGCGACCATCCGGCGTGAGGGCGTCCGGGCTTTAGCCTTCATCCCCCTGACCTACAGCGAACAATTACTCGGAAAATTCATGCTCTACTTCGACCGTCCGCATCGGATGACCGACGAGGACATCGCCTGGAGCCAGGCCCTAGCCACCACGCTGGCGCTGGGCATCGCGCGGGCCAAGGCCGATGAGATCCTGCGCGCCCGGGAGGAACGACTCCGATTGGCCATGGAGGCGGGAAGGATGGGTGCGTGGGATCTCAACCTCCACACCGGCGAGACCACCTGGGACGCCAAACAATATGAACTCTTCGGGAGGCCGGTGGACCGCCCGCTACGCCGCGCGGAGGAGTTCTACGATGCCCTCCACCCGGACGACCGGGCCCAGGTACAAGAGGCGGCACAGCGCGCGCATCGGTCCGGCCTGTTCTCCGCGGAATTTCGTATCGTGACTCCGGACGGCGGCATACGTTGGTTGTCCGGGCAGGGTGCGACGGTCACCGATGAGCAGGGCCGCCCGGTGCGTATGGTCGGCATCAACTACGACATCACCGAGCGCAAGCGGGTGGAGGAAGATCTTCAGCGCTCAGCCGCCGAACTTGAGTGCCGCGTGGCGGAGCGGACGATCGAACTGACCGAGTCGCGCGAACAGCTGCGCGCCTTGGCCAGAGAACTCAACCTTGCAGGGCAACGGGAGCGCCAACACCTCGCGGCGGAATTACACGACTACCTGGCACAACTCCTGGCGTTGAGCCGCATCCGGCTGGCTCAAGCCATGCAGCATTCGGTGTCTCCCGTCCTGGGCCGAACCTTGAGCGAGTTGCAGGAGGTCATCGATCAGGCCTTGACCTATACCAGAACCTTGGTGGCGCAGCTCAGCCCGCCGATCCTGAAGGAATTCGGACTGCCGATGGCCTTGCGCTGGCTGGCCGAACAGATGGTTCAACGTGATCTCCGAGTGTCGCTGGACCTGGGGCCGGAGCATCTCCCCCTGCCGGAAGATCAGGCCATGCTGCTGTTCCAGTCGGTCCGTGAACTCCTCATGAACGTGGTCAAACATGCCGCCGCGAAGGAGGCCGCCATCACCGTGCGGGTGAACCAGGGATGGCTCTCCATTACGGTGACGGATCGTGGCGTCGGCTTCGCCCATGTGGACAAGGCTGCGCTGCGCGAAGAGGGACACGTGCCGGGGTTCGGCCTGTTCAGCATCCGGGAACGAATGCTCGCCCTGGGAGGGCGGTTCGAATTGCGTTCGGTCCTAGGCCACGGCACCGAAGCGACGTTGATCGCTCCGCTGGCGTCCTCAACCGACCAGGGGAGCAGCCGACCGGCCGCTGCCGGCCTGCGCACGATCCCGGCGTCCACCGATGCGTCCGCAAATCAGCCACTCGAGGGCAGCCATCCGCTCGAAAAAACGCCGAAGACCCGCGTGCTGATCGCGGATGACCATGCGATGGTCCGGCAAGGGCTCTGCGGGCTCCTCGCAGGCTACGCGGACATCGAGGTGGTGGCTGAAGCAGCGACCGGCAAGGAAGCGGTGACGCTGGCGCAGCAGTGGCTGCCCGACGTCGTCTTGATGGACGTGAACATGCCGAGCATGGACGGCATCGAAGCCACCAGGCAGATCAAGAAATCCCAGCCCGCTACGATCGTGATCGGCCTCTCCGTCCAAGACGCCGCCCATGTGGGCGCGGTCATGCGCGAAGCCGGCGCCGTCGCCTTCCTCAACAAGGAAGCTGCCGTCGAAGACCTCTATCAAACCATTCAAACCGCCCGAAACGGATTATTGAGCGCCCGATGACACGATTCCATCAAAAGCCGAACCCGATCCTTTCCATCGCCCTCGTCCTATCCATCGCGGCGGTGTTTGTATCCGAGTTCTACACGAAGCTCGGCATCACCGTCTGGGTGGTGTATCTCATTCCCTTGGTCCTGTCGTATCTCACCTGGAACCCGCTCGTCCCCGTCGCCGTGGGTAGCATCGCCTCGCTTCTCATCCTAATCGGCCTGGTGATCAGCCCGGTCGGCATCGATCCCTCCCTGTCCTTGATCAACCGAGGCATGGGGGCCGGCACGGCCCTGGCGTTGGCGGCCTTCGGCCACCAATTCATCCGTGGTCGACTGGCCGTGCGCAAGGAGGAATGGGTACGGATGGGGCAGACCAAACTCAGCGAACGCATGATGGGAGATCAGAGCCTCCGGACCCTCGGCGAAAACATCCTGCAGGGCCTGGCCGAGTATGTAGGGGCACAGGGCGGGGCGATCTTCATCGACGACGGGTTCGGATTCCACCGCACGGCCACCTTCGGCGTGCCGGAAGGCGCCGCTCTGCCGGAACGATTCCAAGTCGGAGACGGGTTGTTGGGCCACGCCCTTCAACAGAAGCAGACGATCGTCGTACAGGACCTGCCGGACGGATATTTCACGATCGGCTCCGCCCTCGGACGCAGCGCTCCGCGGCACTTGCTCATCACGCCGCTCGGGGCGGACGGCGTGATCAACACGGTGTTGGAACTGGGGTTTTTCCATCGCGTACACGACTCGGATAAGGAATTGCTCGGCCGCTTGGCAGAGTCGATCGCCACGGCGGTCCGGGGGGCTCGCTACCGCAACCGCCTGCAGGAGCTCCTCGAAGAGACGCAACGTCAAGCGGAAGAGCTGCAGGTTCAGAGCGAAGAACTGCGGGTGGCGAACGAGGAACTCGAGGAACAAAGCCGAGCCCTGAAGGAATCCCATGGCCGACTCGAACAACAGCAGGCCGAATTGGAACAGACGAATTCCCAATTGGAGGAGCAGGCTCAGCTGCTGGAGGGGCAAAAAGACGAATTAAGCAACGCCGCGGCGATTTCGGAAGCGCAAAAGCGGCAGTTGGAACGGGTGAGTCGGTACAAGTCCGAATTCCTCGCCAACATGTCCCACGAGATGCGGACGCCGCTGAACTCGACCCTCATCTTGGCCAAGCTCCTCGCCGACAACCCGCAGGGCAATCTGACGCCGGAACAAGTCAAATCGGCCGCCACGATCGAATCGGCCGGCCATGATCTGCTGACGTTGATCGACGATGTGCTGGACTTGGCCAAGGTGGAGGCAGGCCGCATCGACCTGACTCCCGGCCAGGTGTCGCTGCAACGCTTGATCGACAGCCTGCACGCCCTCTTTCAGCCCTTGGCGACCCAAAAGGGATTGCAGCTCCAGATGCGGCGCGCGCCCGGAACTCCGGAGTCCATCGAAACCGACTGGCAGCGGCTCGAACAGGTGTTGAAAAATTTGCTATCCAACGCCATCAAGTTCACCGAAGCCGGCCGGGTCTCGCTCGACATTGCCCACCTGCCGGACGGACGTCTGGCCTTCGCCGTGGAGGACACGGGCATCGGTATCTCGCCCGATCAGCACGACCTCATCTTCGAGCCGTTCTGTCAAGGCGACGGCACCACCAACCGCAAATACGGTGGCACCGGTCTGGGCCTGTCGATTTCACGCGAGTTCGTTCGCCTCTTGGGCGGCGACATTCATCTTGCCAGCACGCCGGGACAGGGCAGTACGTTCACGATCCACCTCCCGCAAAGGATTCCCTCGTCCCCTCCGTTGCGGTCGGCCCCCATGGCTTCGTCCCCGCTCCCTTGCGAGCCCCCCGCCCCCATGCTCGCGTCTCCTTCGGGCGCTCCGCGCGTGAACGGCAACGCCCTGCGGACCGACGACGATCGGGAACGGCTCGACGACCATCGCCGCGTGATCCTGATCGTAGAGGACGACGAGGCCTTCTCTCGCATCCTTGCGGACCTGGCCCACGAGATGAACTTCAATGTGCTCATCGGTAACACAGCCGGCGAGGCCCTGGCGTTGGCCAGACAGTACCTTCCGAGCGCGGTGGTCCTCGACATCGGACTGCCTGACCACTCCGGCCTCTCCGTCATCGACCGCCTGAAGACCGACGTGCGCACCAGACATATCCCCGTTCACGTGATCTCCGGCCACGACCATGCCAAAACCGCCCTCTCGCTGGGTGCCGTCGGCTATATGCTCAAGCCGGTGAAACGCGAGCAGCTCGTGGAAGCCTTCCGCCAGTTCGAAACGCGCCTCACGGATAAACCCCGGCGGGTGCTCATCGTAGAGGACGATCCTGCGCAGCGCGACAGTCTCCATCTGTTGATCGGGTCGGACGACGTCGAGACCGTCGGAGCGGCAAGCGCCGCCGAGTGTCTGTCGCAACTTGCCGAACGCACCTTCGACTGCATGGTGCTCGACCTCACGCTGCCGGATGCCTCCGGCTTTTCTTTGCTGGAAACCATCAGCCGCGAGGAACACCTCGCCTTCCCGCCGGTCATTGTCTACACGGGCCGCGACCTCTCGGCCGATGAGGAACAACGGCTTCGCAAATATTCGCATTCCGTGATCATCAAGGGCGCCAAATCTCCCGAGCGCCTGCTCGACGAAGTCACCCTGTTTCTCCACCAGGTCGTCACCGCCCTGCCGCCTGAACAGCAGCGCATGTTGGAAAAGGCCCGCAACCGCAATGCCGTCCTGGAGGGCCGCCGCATCCTGATCGTGGAGGACGACGTGCGGAATATCTTCGCCTTGAGTGCGGTCTTGGAACCCCATGGAGCCAAGATCGACATCGCGCGGAATGGCCGCGAATGTTTGGCACTGTTGGAGTCTTCCATGCAGAGCGAGGATCGACGCATCGATGTGGTGCTGATGGACATCATGATGCCCGAGATGGACGGGCTGGCGGCCATGCGCGCCATCCGCGAGAGGCCAGAATGGCGGAAGTTACCCATCATCGCCCTCACCGCCAAGGCGATGAAGGACGATCAGGAACAGGCCCTCTCGGCCGGGGCCAACGACTATATGGCCAAGCCGCTCGATGTCGATCAATTGCTTTCGCTGGTGCGCGTATGGATGCCGCGATGACGCCCGACGCGCCGACGAAAACCGAAGACATCGAACTGCGGTTATTCCTGGATGCGATGTATTCGCAATATCACTACGACTTTCGCGGATACTCCAAGGCGTCGCTCAAGCGCCGGCTGCTGCTCGCCTGCCAACGGATGGGCTGCTCGACCCTCTCCGCGCTCCAAGAGCGGCTGCTCCACGACCGGGCGGTGCTTCCGCAACTTCTCAATTACCTGACCGTGCAGGTGAGCGACATGTTCCGCGACCCGGCCTATTTCCGCACCATCCGCGAACAGGTCATTCCCCACCTCAGGACCTATCCCTCTCTCAAGGTCTGGGTGGCCGGCTGCAGCACCGGCGAAGAATTGTATTCCTTCGCCATCCTGTTCCGGGAGGAAGGACTGGAAGGCAAGACCATGTTCTACGCCACCGACATCAACGGCGCGGCCCTCGCCAAGGCGGAAGCCGGCGTGTACGACCTGCAGCGCCTCGCCCTCTTTACCAAGAACCATCGTCTGTCCGGCGGGAACGGCTCCCTATCCGCCCATTACAGCGCGGCGTACGGAGCCGCTCGGTTCGACAAGAGCCTGCGCCGGCGGACGGTCTTTTCCGACCATAGTTTGGCGTCGGATTCCGTCTTCGCCGAAGTACACTTGATCTCCTGCCGCAACGTGCTGATCTATTTCGATCGTCCGCTGCAGGACCGCGCGGTGGGGCTGTTCAAGGATGCGCTGGTGCGCAAGGGGTTCCTCGGGGTGGGCGCCAGGGAAAGCCTGCGCTTCAATGCGCACGCGAAACATTTCAGCGAATTTCTCCCCGCCGAGCGGGTCTACCAAAAACAGGGCGACACATGAACGCGCTCAGCGTCGATCTGTCCCTGCACCATATCGAAGCCGTGGTGATCGGCGCGTCGGCGGGCGCCATTGCGTCGCTCTCGCAACTGCTTCCACCTTTGGGGCCCGATTATCCCCTGGCGATTTTAGTGACGGTGCATGTGCCCCCTGATCAGCCCAACACGATTCCGGCCCTGTTGCAGACCAAATGCCGCCTCACCGTCAAGGAAGCGGAAGACAAGGAACCCATCCTGCCCGGCACCGTGTACTTCGCTCCACCGGACTACCATCTGCTGGTCGAGACGGATCGGCGCCTCTCGCTGTCGAACGAAGAACCGGTGAACTTTTCGCGCCCCTCGATCGATGTGTTGTTCGAATCGGCAGCGGACGTCTACGGGAGGACTCTTTTGGCCCTCATCTTGACCGGGGCCAACCACGACGGAGCGCAAGGGGCCTGCGCGGTCAGCGAAGCGGGCGGCACCGTCCTCGTGCAGACGCCGGATTCGGCCACGGCACGCATGATGCCGGCATCCACCCTGGCCGCCTGCCGAAATGCCAGGGCCTTGAGCCTCGAGGACCTCACCGAAGTATTGGCCTCGCGCGGCCGAAGGGAGTCGTGATGCCGTCCGGTCACGCGAAATTCCTCCTCGTCGACGACCACGAGGCCAACCTCGTGGCGCTCAGCGCAGTATTGTCCCACGACGGCGTAGAGATGTTGCGGGCCCGGTCCGGCCGCGAAGCCTTGGAGCTACTGCTCCGCCACGACATCGCGCTCGCCGTCATCGACGTGCAGATGCCGATCATGGACGGATTCGAGCTGGCGGAGCTGATGCGGGGCTCGCGACGGACGCAGCATGTCCCCATCATTTTCCTGACGGCGGGACCACAGGACAATCTACACCGGTTCCGGGGCTACCAAGCCGGAGGCGTCGATTTTCTTTACAAACCGATCGAGCCGAATGTGCTGCGCAGCAAGGCTGCCATTTTCCTCGACCTCTATCAGCAGCGGGAGGAACTGGCCCGGCAACGGGACAAATTCCTGACCCTCGCCGAGGAAAAGGCGCGGCTGTTGCGGGAACGCGACGAGGCCGACCGTCGTCTGCGCGAAAGCGAATCGCGCTTCCGAACCTTGGCCGACAGCGCGCCGGTCATCATTTGGATGAACGGACCGGAGGGCTGTGAATTCGTCAATCAATCCTGTTTGGACTTCCTAGGCATCAACCGCCTGGAGGACGTCAATCGGTGCGACTGGACCGAGTACGTCCACCCCGACGACCAGGCCCACGCCGCCGCACGCTACCGCCAGGCCGTCGCCGATCACACGCGCTTCGAAGCCTCCTTCCGCTGCCGACGACGGGACGGCACCTATCGATGGTTGCGCAGCGTCGGGATGCCTATGCTGTCCGAGGCCGGCGACCTGCATGGCTATCTGGGCGCGAGCTTCGACGTGACCGAGAACAAGGAAGCGGAGGAACGTCTTCAGCGATGGAGCGTGGACTTGGAGCGGGCCGTCAACCAGAAGACCGGCGAGCTGCGCCGATCGCAAGAGCAGTTGCGTGCGCTCGCGAACGAACTGAACCTGACCGAGCAACGCGAACGCAAACGCCTCGCCACGGAGTTGCACGATTACCTCGCCCAACTCCTGGTCGTCGTGCGCATGAAGTTGCGCCAGACCGTGCCGCTGATCACCGGAGCGCGTGTCTCGGACCTCTTGAAAGAAGCCGACCAGGCCCTCACCCAATCCCTCGAATACACCCGCTCCTTGGTGGCCGAACTCACGCCGCCGACCTTGAAGGAATTCGGCCTGCTGGATGCCATGACCTGGCTGGCCGCCCAGATGCAGCGCCATGGCCTCACCGTCACGGTCCAGCAAGATACCGACGAGCCGGCGATTCCCGAAGATCAAGCCGTGCTGCTGTTCCAGTCCGTGCGCGAGCTGTTGTTCAACGTGCTCAAACACGCCAGGGCGAAGGAGGCGACCATTACCGTCGCCCTGACGGACGACGACAAGCTGCAGGTGGTGGTATCGGACAACGGCTGCGGGTTTGTCCCACATCCTCAAGACCGAGGAGCCGCCCCCGCTCAGTTCGGCCTCTTCAGCATTCAGGAACGGATGGCGGCGATGGGTGGACGGCTGGACATCGAGTCCGCCTTAGGAGGCGGCACCCGCGCCATCTTGACCACCCCCTATTGGCCGATCCCGGCCAAGACGGATGAGGAAGCTGCGATAACCAGGCCGGCGGTTGTCGATCCCGTGGCGCCGCAGGCTGCGGCGACGGACCAGGCTTCTGCTCCGCGCGGGCGCTCGACCATCGGCATTCTGCTGGTGGATGATCACGCCATGGTCCGGCAGGGACTCCGCAGCATGTTGGAAAACTACAGCGACGTGGCGGTCGTGGGCGAGGCCTCGGACGGCAACGAGGCCATCCTATCGGTCGAACGGCTCCGGCCGACCGTCGTGGTGATGGACATCAACATGCCGAACACCAACGGGATTGATGCCACGGCGGAAATCAAGTCACGCCACCCTCACATCACGGTGATCGGCCTCTCCGTGCAGAATACGGGAGAGGCGCGCGAGGCCATGCTCCATGCGGGAGCCACGGCGCTGCTGTCGAAGGAAGCCGCGGTGGACGAGCTGTACGAGGCGATCCGACAGGCCCTGACGGACGAGCAGCCCCGTTGCGGCGCCACGCCGTGATCGGGGGTCGGCGTTCAGCCCCCTATCGTTATCCCTAGTTGGCGAATACGACCCAAACCGATTAGGATCTCCTCCGCACATGCAGACCAACGACGATCCATCGGGCGTCCTACCATCCGCTCTTCCGCCGGCGACCGACTTCATGTTGGCGCGCCTGGCCGCGATCGTGGAGTCGTCCGAGGACGCGATCATTTCCAAAGATCTGAACGGCGTCATCACGAGTTGGAACCAAGGCGCGCAACGACTATTCGGCTACACCGACCAGGAAATGATCGGGCAGCCGGTGCAGCGCCTGATCCCGGAGGATCGGTTCGACGAAGAACCCCGGATTCTCCAGCGGATCCGCATGGGCCAACGTATCGATCACTATGAAACGCTCCGGCGACGGAAAGACGGATCGCTCGTCCATATCTCGCTGACGGTCTCCCCGATCAAGGATCGCACCGGGCGCATCGTGGGAGCCTCGAAGATCGCCCGAGACATCACCCGCCTGAAACAGGCGGAGCAACAGCTGCAGGAGTCGGCCGTCGAGCTGGAACGGCGCATCGCCGAACGGACACAGGAACTGCTCGCGTCCCGAGAGCGATTGCGGGCCCTGGCTTCCGAACTGACCCTGACCGAGCAACGTGAGCGACGACGGCTGGCTACCGAACTGCATGACTATCTGGCCCAGCTGGTGGTCGCGAGCCGATTGCGGCTGTCGCAGATCATTCCTCGCATCGCAGATCCGGAGGTGTCGGCCAGCGTCTCCCAAGTGGACAGCATGCTGGACCAGGCCCTCACCTATACCCGATCCCTCGTTGCCGAGCTCAGCCCGCACACGCTCTATCAATTCGGTTTGGCCAAATCCCTCCAATGGCTTGGAGAACAGATGCAGCAGCATGGCCTGCTGGTCTCGGTCAAAATCGGCCCGACCCCCTTCACCTTGGCCGACGACCAAGCCGTGTTGCTGTTCCAGTCGGTGCGCGAGCTCCTCTTCAATATCATCAAGCATGCCAAGACCGATCGGGCCACCCTCACGGTCAACGTGGACGAGGACCAGGAGTTGCGGATCTGCGTGGAGGACGAGGGCGTCGGCTTCGACATGGCAGCGATCACCCGCTCGACCGACACTCGCGGAAAATTCGGGCTGCTCAGCATTCGCGAACGAATGGGACTCTTGGGAGGCGAATGCGAAGTCTCGTCGACGATCGGCGGGGGAACCCTGGCGATCCTACGTCTTCCGCTTTCCCACAGACCGCAGGACGAACCCCTGGGTCCACAACCGGCCGTCGCTGTCCCCTCCGGGATGCCGGCCAAGGACCCGGCGAAGACCGTCAAGGTCCTGCTCGTCGACGACCATGCCATGGTCCGCCAGGGGCTCCGCAGCATCTTGGACAGTTATGCCGACCTGACGGTGGTGGGGGAAGCCGCCGATGGGCAGGATGCCGTCGTCATGGCGCGTTCCCTCAACCCTGACGTGGTGGTCATGGATGTGAACCTTCCCCTCATCGACGGCATCGAGGCCACCCGGCTGTTGCACCGAGACCACCGTTCCATCGCCGTCATCGGCATTTCGGTCCGCAACGACCCTCAGGTCAAGCTGGCGATGACCGAAGCCGGAGCCGTGGACTTTCTCCCGAAGGAATCCGCCGCCGTTCAACTCTACGACATCATTCTGCGACATTGCCCTATTAAGTTGTGATCTCAGTCAACTCTGAGAAACTAGGGGAATCCCCAGTGTGCATTCAGCGCGCGCGTCGTTATCATATTCTGTGCACGTATCGCCTATAGCCGGTCGACGCCTCCCCCCGAAACTACGTTCCAGCCCTGAGCGCCTGGCAGTCCCGAGCGGCGCGGGCTGTCTTCGGCGGGGCTTGTCTCTCCGCAAGAATTCGCATCGTCCCTGCGAGAGGGTGATCGGTCGTTCATGATCCCGGCACATCTCACATTGCAGCGGGTCGCGGGTTTTGCCGCACTGGCGGCCATTGCCGTTCCCTTGCTCATTCTCCTGTCGTGGGCCTACGAGGCCTCCTGGCTCACGGCGGTACATCCCTCCTTCGGCACCATCAAACCGATCACCCTGCTGTCAATCCTCTTGTGCGGCTTCTCCCTGTGGCTCTTGTCGGACGAGGGAGCCGTGACCGTCACCGGTCGTCGAGCGGCCCAGGCCGGCGCCGGCCTGGCTTGCCTGCTGGCCGGCCTCACCTTGGCCGAGTATCTGTTTGCGGTGGATGTGGGCATCGATCTCTGGTTCCTGGAAGGCCGGGACATCGACTCCTCCGCGCATCCCGGGCGCATGGCCCCTTCGACCGCGATTGTCTCCCTCTTGCTCGGCCTCGCGCTCCTGAGCCTGGATCATCCCTTGAGCAACGGTCACTATCCCTCCCAATATGCCGCCCTGCTCGGAGGGACCATCGGCGGGATCGCGCTTGTTGGATACCTCTACGGGGTCCGGTCGCTCTACAAGGTGGGAAGCTTCGCCACGATCTCGATGTATAGTGCGACGCTGATGTTCCTGATTGGCCTCGGCATTCTGGCATCACGGCCGATGCGGGGGTTCATGGCCACTTTGATGAGCGAGGATTTGGGCGGTGTGATGTTGCGGCAGGTCTTGCCGTTCGCTGTCTTCCTGCCGATCCTCGCCGGATGGATTCGTATCACCGCTCAAC
It contains:
- a CDS encoding chemotaxis protein CheB yields the protein MNALSVDLSLHHIEAVVIGASAGAIASLSQLLPPLGPDYPLAILVTVHVPPDQPNTIPALLQTKCRLTVKEAEDKEPILPGTVYFAPPDYHLLVETDRRLSLSNEEPVNFSRPSIDVLFESAADVYGRTLLALILTGANHDGAQGACAVSEAGGTVLVQTPDSATARMMPASTLAACRNARALSLEDLTEVLASRGRRES
- a CDS encoding response regulator translates to MPSGHAKFLLVDDHEANLVALSAVLSHDGVEMLRARSGREALELLLRHDIALAVIDVQMPIMDGFELAELMRGSRRTQHVPIIFLTAGPQDNLHRFRGYQAGGVDFLYKPIEPNVLRSKAAIFLDLYQQREELARQRDKFLTLAEEKARLLRERDEADRRLRESESRFRTLADSAPVIIWMNGPEGCEFVNQSCLDFLGINRLEDVNRCDWTEYVHPDDQAHAAARYRQAVADHTRFEASFRCRRRDGTYRWLRSVGMPMLSEAGDLHGYLGASFDVTENKEAEERLQRWSVDLERAVNQKTGELRRSQEQLRALANELNLTEQRERKRLATELHDYLAQLLVVVRMKLRQTVPLITGARVSDLLKEADQALTQSLEYTRSLVAELTPPTLKEFGLLDAMTWLAAQMQRHGLTVTVQQDTDEPAIPEDQAVLLFQSVRELLFNVLKHARAKEATITVALTDDDKLQVVVSDNGCGFVPHPQDRGAAPAQFGLFSIQERMAAMGGRLDIESALGGGTRAILTTPYWPIPAKTDEEAAITRPAVVDPVAPQAAATDQASAPRGRSTIGILLVDDHAMVRQGLRSMLENYSDVAVVGEASDGNEAILSVERLRPTVVVMDINMPNTNGIDATAEIKSRHPHITVIGLSVQNTGEAREAMLHAGATALLSKEAAVDELYEAIRQALTDEQPRCGATP
- a CDS encoding PAS domain S-box protein, with amino-acid sequence MQTNDDPSGVLPSALPPATDFMLARLAAIVESSEDAIISKDLNGVITSWNQGAQRLFGYTDQEMIGQPVQRLIPEDRFDEEPRILQRIRMGQRIDHYETLRRRKDGSLVHISLTVSPIKDRTGRIVGASKIARDITRLKQAEQQLQESAVELERRIAERTQELLASRERLRALASELTLTEQRERRRLATELHDYLAQLVVASRLRLSQIIPRIADPEVSASVSQVDSMLDQALTYTRSLVAELSPHTLYQFGLAKSLQWLGEQMQQHGLLVSVKIGPTPFTLADDQAVLLFQSVRELLFNIIKHAKTDRATLTVNVDEDQELRICVEDEGVGFDMAAITRSTDTRGKFGLLSIRERMGLLGGECEVSSTIGGGTLAILRLPLSHRPQDEPLGPQPAVAVPSGMPAKDPAKTVKVLLVDDHAMVRQGLRSILDSYADLTVVGEAADGQDAVVMARSLNPDVVVMDVNLPLIDGIEATRLLHRDHRSIAVIGISVRNDPQVKLAMTEAGAVDFLPKESAAVQLYDIILRHCPIKL